The Lacipirellulaceae bacterium genome includes a region encoding these proteins:
- a CDS encoding CmpA/NrtA family ABC transporter substrate-binding protein → MFVGSVSRWVLRFLLLLSFLSTSVTGVAADKQLLDLEKDEVKFGFIKLTDCAPIVIAKEKGFFEEEGLQVEVIAQPNWKTLLDNVISGELDGAHMLSGQPIAATIGFGTKAHIITAFTMDLNGNGITVSNSIWEQMQENEERLRDDAPSHPITADSLKPVVEEMLDDGEKLQMGMVFPVSTHNYELRYWLAAADIHPGMYTKSDIGGRTDAQVELSVTPPPMMPATLEAGNIQGYCVGEPWNQQAVAKGIGVPVTTNYDVWKNNPEKVFGVTKSWADENPNTHLAVVKALILAGKWLDETDEQGKLVNREEAARILSRSDYVGADFDVIKNSMTGFFYFQKTDKRAMPDFNVFFKYNCTYPWYSDGVWFLTQMRRWGQITEPKPAEWYDTTAKEVYKPEIYLKAARMLVEEGLLEEADVPWDTDGYKPPTDEFIDGITYDGKKPIEYLNSHKIGNKD, encoded by the coding sequence ATGTTTGTAGGTTCGGTTTCGCGCTGGGTCTTGCGGTTTCTCTTGTTGCTGAGCTTTCTGTCAACTTCAGTCACCGGAGTGGCTGCCGACAAGCAACTGCTTGATCTTGAGAAAGACGAGGTGAAGTTTGGGTTCATTAAGCTGACCGATTGCGCTCCGATCGTCATTGCCAAGGAGAAGGGCTTCTTTGAGGAAGAAGGTTTGCAGGTTGAAGTGATCGCGCAGCCTAACTGGAAGACTTTGCTCGACAACGTGATATCCGGCGAGCTGGACGGGGCGCACATGCTCTCCGGGCAGCCGATTGCCGCAACCATTGGGTTTGGAACCAAGGCGCATATCATTACTGCCTTCACGATGGATCTGAACGGTAACGGGATTACGGTTTCCAACTCGATCTGGGAGCAAATGCAAGAGAACGAAGAGCGGCTTCGTGACGACGCGCCTTCGCATCCCATCACCGCTGATTCACTGAAGCCAGTCGTTGAAGAAATGCTCGATGACGGTGAGAAGTTGCAGATGGGCATGGTCTTCCCCGTTAGCACACACAACTACGAACTGCGTTACTGGCTAGCTGCGGCTGACATTCATCCGGGAATGTATACCAAGAGCGACATCGGTGGTCGCACCGACGCTCAGGTGGAGCTTTCGGTGACGCCGCCACCGATGATGCCAGCCACCCTCGAAGCCGGGAACATTCAAGGCTATTGCGTCGGTGAGCCTTGGAACCAGCAAGCCGTTGCTAAGGGGATCGGCGTTCCGGTAACGACCAACTATGACGTTTGGAAAAACAACCCTGAGAAAGTCTTCGGTGTCACCAAGTCGTGGGCGGATGAGAATCCCAACACCCACCTTGCAGTCGTCAAGGCGCTGATCCTCGCCGGGAAGTGGCTTGATGAGACGGACGAGCAGGGCAAGCTCGTCAACCGTGAAGAAGCAGCTCGAATTCTCTCCCGATCCGACTACGTCGGCGCTGACTTCGATGTCATCAAGAACTCGATGACTGGCTTCTTCTACTTCCAGAAAACCGACAAGCGGGCGATGCCAGACTTTAATGTCTTCTTCAAATACAACTGCACCTACCCGTGGTACAGCGATGGCGTCTGGTTCCTAACGCAGATGCGTCGCTGGGGGCAGATCACTGAGCCCAAACCGGCTGAGTGGTACGACACAACTGCTAAAGAAGTTTACAAACCGGAAATCTACCTGAAGGCGGCTCGCATGCTAGTTGAAGAAGGGCTGCTCGAGGAAGCCGATGTGCCCTGGGATACCGACGGCTATAAGCCTCCGACCGACGAGTTCATTGATGGGATTACCTACGACGGCAAGAAACCGATTGAGTACTTGAATTCACACAAGATTGGCAACAAAGACTAG